AAAGTGGAATTATTTACCATATCGTATTTTCTTTCTTGCCATTCTCCCCACCATAGTCCGCCTATATTCAGAGCTTCTGATACGAAATTTTTTTCTGGTCCAATTGTCCCTCCCTGGGGTACTGCCGAAACGGTCGAAAAACCTCCTGTAGTCATTAATGCATTATAACCATCTGGAGTAGCTGTTGCATTAAGGCTCATGTTAGCTGATCCTCCGACCCATTTCCATGTCCAGTTCGACTGACCTCCAGGTCCTCCAGCAGATGATGGGTCAGATGTTTTGCTCCAGTCGGAAGATATAAGGGATGCCTGAATTGTGAAATCATTTACACCATCATTATTTAAGTCTAAATCAAATGAAGAGTCTTGAATATTGGCATTCAAATTATTGTTTATTACTGTCGCATTTATTGTCGATGAACTAGCAGCTACAGTAATTGCAGTAATAGAATATGCTTTTAATTGATCGCTTAGATGTTTGATTATTTTCATAGGATTCAATTATTTATTCTTTATGATTTTAAAAGAATTCCTTTCAGAGTCTGATACCACATTAATGAAATAAAGTCCGTCATTGTAATTCGAAACATCCAGGGTAATGGAAGAAACAAACTGGTAATTATTTATATCCAAAACAGACCCGATCGAGTTGATTACTTGTACAACTACTTCTTGGAAAGAACTGCCAAGATCAATCGTTACATAATCTATGGCAGGATTTGGATAGGTTGTGATTGACGTCAAACTTTCGTTATCATTAATACTAGAAGTAAATGGTGGACAGGTTAATGCAGATGGAATTAGATCTGTTGTAAGATTAGGTAAGTAAGTAAAGCACCAATCGCTACTGTCTGCAGCACGAGTATATACGTGTCCTTCTTCTCCAGTGATAGCATATCCAGGATCAGTTATCCTTCTATTATTTGCGTGTAACCAATTTATAGATGGTAAGAAGTTGTTATCGAATGCTGGTCCAAGTGTATTCATATTATCCGCATTGTTCGAGATAATAAAAAGGTAAGCATCTGTTGCTTTAAGGAAGTCAGAGCTTAAAGGGCCATACAAATGATGAGCTGTTTTACGAACATGCGCTCTTACCTTGCCAGGGTGCTCATCTAAGAATCTATCCATCGATCCTGTTCCTTCGTCTCCGCCTGTAGTATAAACGAACCCATTATATTCCATTCTAAAGGCAAGGCTATTTAGATTAGCATCGGTTCCATAAAGTGTCGTATTTTTTACATTATAAATGAAGAAATTTACTCCGCTAATTTCGAATTTGTCTTCGTAGTTGAATGTCTGGTTGTCCCATTCAATAGTATTTATATCAATATACCCTTTGCTTACCAGTGAATCATATCCACCGTTATGGTCACCATGACCATGTGATTCTACTATATAGTCTAAATGGGTAATGCCATTGTTCTGGAAAAAAGGATAAACTACATCATTGAATTTGTTTTCAGTACCAGTATCTATCATCATAGTTTTGCCGTCTGGTAAAATTACAAGCGCTGCATCTCCGGATCCAACCGCGAAATTTATTATTTGAAGATCGGATGCCCTACCATGCAGTGGAGTGAGAATAGGTATTAAAAGTATCCAAAAGGATAATGAAGTTTTAAATAAAAATTTCATCATATAAAACGATTAATTATGCTAGGAATTAAATATTTAAGAAGATTAAATATAACACCTTATGTGCAATAATTAATTCCCGGAAACATTATTGGAATGAATTTCTTCTTAAGGATAGGGTAGCTTATATTCGCATCATTATACTTCCATTCTACCAAACCAATAACATTTATTAGATGAGAAACTTAATCAAACTATCGGCTTTATTATTAGCTACTTTAATCATGTCTTGTTCTTCACAAGAGAAAGAAGGCAGTCAAACTGAGTCATCGGTAGATTTTGATGTGATAGTAATTGGGGCAGGAGCTGCGGGAATGTATACTGCATTGCATTTAGATAAAAACGGAATGAATGTTAAAGTATTAGAGGCATCTTCAACACATGGCGGTAGAGCTCAATTTAACAATAATTTCTGCGAAGGGTTTTTAGCAATAGGACCAGAAGAAGTATATCCTTCGAGAGACTTTCCAATTCCAATGAGAACTAAGGCAATGACTAAGTTTAGAGAAATTGCTATTGAAGAGGGCAAAGATCCTGAAAGGTTGGATATTAAAGGGGATAAGGTAATGTACGAAGGAGCAGTTTTTGCACATTTACCGGATAGTGGCACACAACTTATTGATATCTACAGAGATATCTATATGTGGGATTCTACATTGCTTCATCCTTTTGAAATTGGTGAAGAGTATTACTTCCGTTTTTTCGATGATCCGAGAACAGATTTGGGAGACTGGCCTTATCCTCATCACAATAATTATCACAATATCGACTACCACATGGGTTTGGAAAATATTGTGTACTTAAAAGAGGGTAAGCCTGTAAATGCACTTGAGGATGATACTTATTTAAAAGCGCTGAAAGCTATTCATGCAATTGGAGATTATGACGGTCCGGATACAACTAAGTCTGCAGCCTTGTTTGCTCAAGCTGGCATTAAGGAAGGAGATTTAATATGGACAATTGTGGAAGACTTAATGGCAGCTGGGACTTCAGCTAGTTCATTAAATCACATGTATACTTCGAAATATCCTGAGATTAAAGGGGAAGAAGAAGAAGAAGAAGAAGAAAGGGAAGAAGGACATTATTATGAAGATCCAGGAGGGAATGTTTTTTTAGTTGACGTTCCTTATAAATCATTTTTGGATACTCTTTATTTCCAACCACTACATGATAAAGGATTAATCAAGTACGATGCACCAGTTGTTAAAGTTGATTATACCAATGATGTTATTGTTGTTACGGATGAAAATGGCGAGACATACACAACTAATCGTGTTGTAAGTACTGTTTCTTCCGATGTATTAAAAAGTGAGATAATTGATTTCGTTCCGAACTTACCTGCTGATAAAGTTAAGGCTTACAATAAAATGACTTTGGATGTTGGATTTAGAATGTACCTTAAATTCAAAGAGCCAATTTGGGAAAAAGATGATATCGTTGAGATATTAGGAGCAGGACTTTCAACTAGATGTTGGGTTCCTAATAAATACAGAGGAGAAGGTGTTAATGATCCTAATGTATTACAGTGCTACATAATGGGAGAACGAGCGGAAGATTTAATTGCAAAAGATGAACGGGCAGAAGAAGTTGTAGTAAAAGAGTTAGATGCAATATTCGGAGGCACTACGGCTACGGATAACTTCATCGAGGCATTCTATATGAACTATGAAATGGATCCATATATCAAAGGGATTTACTCATACGGTTCTTCTAAGGGCTGGTATAATGAAGAGGGTGTAGGAGCAGATGAAATCTTAGCTAAGTCGGTAGATAATAAATTATTCTTTGCAGGTGAAGCTACGTGGAGTAGTACAGTAGTAGGAGCAATGCGAAGTGGATTGGCTTCTGCTGAAGAGATATTAGAGTTGGATAAAGAGTAAGCTTTATTATATAAAGCTTACTTCTCCAGTTTCTACAGAATAAATAGCACCGACTATTTTAATCTCACCATTTGATTCCATTTCAGCCAAAATAGGACTTTCTTTTCTTATGTTCTGAATTGATTCGAGTACATTTTGTTCTGCAACCTTTTCAACAAACCCTGCATCATCTGAAGACAAACTTTGCTTAATAGTACTAATAGCTGGTTTTATTTTAGAAAGAAGCGCCGTGATATTTCCTAACTCAACCTCTTTGCAAGCCGATGTTACTGCGCCACATTTAGTATGTCCTAAAACTACGATTACTTTAGAGCCAGCTACCTTGCAGCCATACTCTATAGATCCAAGGATGTCGACATTAACAATGTTTCCAGCAACACGAGCGCTGAATACATCTCCAATACCTTGATCAAATACGATCTCCGATGGTACGCGTGAATCAATACAACTTAATACCACGGCAAATGGAAATTGACCAGTGCTTGTTTCTTTAATTTGCGTAGACAAATCACGACTAGTCATTGCTGAAGTAACAAATCTTTTGTTTCCTTCTACTAATATATTTAGTGCTCTATCTGGTGTAAGTGCAGTTTGGGAATCTTTTGTTTGAGTTGTCATATTATTGTTTTAGCGATTGTGTTGCAAATATAAAATAGAGTACGGTTTATTAAATAATAATGATTCAAATTATTGTTCTATAATTTGAATTGAAATGTTATACTTCTTTCTAACCGAAATTTTGTTTGTCTTTATTTTCGGACTAATACCGATAATCTCAAATTTAATATTGTCAATTGTTACTTCAGTTTCAAATCGCGTATTTGTGTTTAGGATAAACGCTTTCTGTGTTCCTTGTTTTTTTCTTAAGAGAAATCTTGCTTCTGCATTACCAGCCCATTTACACTTCGCGTCAACCGGGCATCGTGAATCGCTAATTATAGAATCTATTTGTAAAGAGTAACTATTATCAAAAAAGTGCGATGCCTTTTTAAATTTTACTTCGATGGTATCTGTCTTTTTTTGATAGACACTTAGTCCTTGAGGTTTAATAGAAGACGTATCGTTGTAGTTTTGCAGTTGTCTCAATAGCCTGTCATCAAAGTAAATTTCGTTGCAATTACAACAAGGGCTTAAGCAACTCATGAAAGATCCTTTTTCGTCGTATTGGTGACTGCATGGAATTCCGCAAGGAGGTCTGTTGTCCTGTATTTCTTCAATAAGTCTAATTGGGTCTTGTAAAGGGATTACGGTAGACGAACTGTCTTGCCCGATTGAAATTAATGGGTTTATTGAGATTAGGATAAGTGCTATAAAGAGAATCTCGTTTCTCATATTTTGGAATCTAAAGTTATGTTTATTACAGGATGCAATTACGGAGCCAATTCCATAAAGCTTTCATATCACCATTATTTGTACTTCCTTTAATATTCAATAAAGAAGGAAAATGAAACAAACGATTATTTGGCAAGCAAAAGACTTTAAAGAATTATCTGTTGATGAATATTTTGAAATTCTTTTTCTTCGATCAGAAGTTTTTGTTTTAGAACAAGTATGTCCTTATCAAGATGTGGATAGTAAAGAGCCACATGCAAT
The window above is part of the Flavobacteriales bacterium genome. Proteins encoded here:
- a CDS encoding T9SS type A sorting domain-containing protein, encoding MMKFLFKTSLSFWILLIPILTPLHGRASDLQIINFAVGSGDAALVILPDGKTMMIDTGTENKFNDVVYPFFQNNGITHLDYIVESHGHGDHNGGYDSLVSKGYIDINTIEWDNQTFNYEDKFEISGVNFFIYNVKNTTLYGTDANLNSLAFRMEYNGFVYTTGGDEGTGSMDRFLDEHPGKVRAHVRKTAHHLYGPLSSDFLKATDAYLFIISNNADNMNTLGPAFDNNFLPSINWLHANNRRITDPGYAITGEEGHVYTRAADSSDWCFTYLPNLTTDLIPSALTCPPFTSSINDNESLTSITTYPNPAIDYVTIDLGSSFQEVVVQVINSIGSVLDINNYQFVSSITLDVSNYNDGLYFINVVSDSERNSFKIIKNK
- a CDS encoding FAD-dependent oxidoreductase; this encodes MRNLIKLSALLLATLIMSCSSQEKEGSQTESSVDFDVIVIGAGAAGMYTALHLDKNGMNVKVLEASSTHGGRAQFNNNFCEGFLAIGPEEVYPSRDFPIPMRTKAMTKFREIAIEEGKDPERLDIKGDKVMYEGAVFAHLPDSGTQLIDIYRDIYMWDSTLLHPFEIGEEYYFRFFDDPRTDLGDWPYPHHNNYHNIDYHMGLENIVYLKEGKPVNALEDDTYLKALKAIHAIGDYDGPDTTKSAALFAQAGIKEGDLIWTIVEDLMAAGTSASSLNHMYTSKYPEIKGEEEEEEEEREEGHYYEDPGGNVFLVDVPYKSFLDTLYFQPLHDKGLIKYDAPVVKVDYTNDVIVVTDENGETYTTNRVVSTVSSDVLKSEIIDFVPNLPADKVKAYNKMTLDVGFRMYLKFKEPIWEKDDIVEILGAGLSTRCWVPNKYRGEGVNDPNVLQCYIMGERAEDLIAKDERAEEVVVKELDAIFGGTTATDNFIEAFYMNYEMDPYIKGIYSYGSSKGWYNEEGVGADEILAKSVDNKLFFAGEATWSSTVVGAMRSGLASAEEILELDKE
- a CDS encoding carbonic anhydrase (macrophage inducible 5; Mig-5); translated protein: MTTQTKDSQTALTPDRALNILVEGNKRFVTSAMTSRDLSTQIKETSTGQFPFAVVLSCIDSRVPSEIVFDQGIGDVFSARVAGNIVNVDILGSIEYGCKVAGSKVIVVLGHTKCGAVTSACKEVELGNITALLSKIKPAISTIKQSLSSDDAGFVEKVAEQNVLESIQNIRKESPILAEMESNGEIKIVGAIYSVETGEVSFI